The Microbacterium luteum genome includes a region encoding these proteins:
- a CDS encoding YajQ family cyclic di-GMP-binding protein: MADSSFDIVSKIDRQEADNALNQARKELEQRYDFKGTGVSIEWSGEAVLIKANSEERATAALDVFQTKLIKRGISLKTLDSGEPQASGKEFRIVSTLKEGISQENAKKIGKIIRDEGPKSVKSQIQGDELRVQSKSRDDLQEVQRLLKAADLDVDLQFVNYR; encoded by the coding sequence ATGGCAGACTCCAGTTTTGACATCGTCTCCAAGATCGATCGCCAGGAAGCCGACAACGCGCTCAATCAGGCCCGCAAGGAGCTCGAGCAGCGCTACGACTTCAAAGGCACCGGCGTCTCGATCGAATGGAGCGGCGAGGCCGTGCTGATCAAGGCCAACAGCGAGGAGCGTGCGACGGCGGCCCTCGACGTCTTCCAGACCAAGCTCATCAAGCGCGGCATCTCCCTGAAGACCCTCGACAGCGGCGAGCCGCAGGCCAGCGGCAAGGAGTTCCGCATCGTCTCCACGCTCAAGGAAGGCATCTCGCAGGAGAACGCGAAGAAGATCGGCAAGATCATCCGCGACGAGGGGCCGAAGTCGGTCAAGTCGCAGATCCAGGGCGACGAGCTGCGCGTGCAGTCGAAGAGCCGCGACGACCTGCAGGAGGTGCAGCGCCTGCTCAAGGCCGCCGACCTCGACGTCGATCTGCAGTTCGTCAACTACCGGTAG
- a CDS encoding bile acid:sodium symporter family protein — protein sequence MTTIGLPVALGIIMFGLGLSLTPRDFARVATQPKAVLVALGCQLLLLPVLCFGLVILFQLPPILAVGMMMLAASPGGTTANLYSHLFRGDIALNISLTALNSVIAVVTLPLITNFAIWYFDPFDDQLGLQWAKTLEVFAIVLLPVIGGMIVRRLWPRFAHGMDRPVRVTSVIVLVIVIAGAVAANWALLVENAGRLALITIVFCALSLSVGYLVPRLVRVGRRQAIASSFEIGIHNATLAIVIAQTVLGSVELSLPAAVYGVLMFFIAFGFGFLIRGRQDAPDTDGTEAAAASTSGERA from the coding sequence TTGACCACCATAGGACTTCCCGTCGCGCTCGGGATCATCATGTTCGGCCTCGGGCTGAGCCTCACGCCGCGCGACTTCGCCCGTGTCGCGACGCAGCCCAAGGCCGTGCTCGTCGCCCTCGGGTGTCAGCTGCTGCTCCTCCCGGTCTTGTGTTTCGGCCTGGTGATTCTCTTTCAGCTCCCCCCGATCCTCGCGGTCGGGATGATGATGCTCGCCGCCTCGCCGGGTGGCACGACCGCGAACCTCTACTCACACTTGTTCCGCGGCGACATCGCCCTGAACATCTCGCTCACCGCCCTGAACTCGGTCATCGCCGTCGTGACCCTCCCGCTGATCACGAACTTCGCGATCTGGTACTTCGATCCATTCGACGATCAGCTCGGCCTGCAGTGGGCCAAGACCCTCGAGGTGTTCGCGATCGTGCTGCTTCCCGTCATCGGCGGCATGATCGTGCGCCGACTCTGGCCGCGGTTCGCCCACGGGATGGACCGGCCCGTGCGGGTGACCTCGGTGATCGTCCTGGTCATCGTGATCGCCGGGGCCGTCGCGGCGAACTGGGCGCTGCTGGTCGAGAACGCCGGGCGCCTCGCGCTCATCACCATCGTGTTCTGTGCGCTCAGTCTGTCGGTCGGATACCTCGTGCCGCGACTGGTGCGAGTCGGGCGCCGGCAGGCGATCGCGTCGTCGTTCGAGATCGGCATCCACAACGCCACCCTCGCGATCGTCATCGCCCAGACGGTGCTGGGGTCGGTCGAGCTGAGCCTTCCCGCCGCTGTCTACGGCGTGCTGATGTTCTTCATCGCGTTCGGCTTCGGATTCCTCATCCGGGGAAGGCAGGATGCGCCCGACACCGACGGGACAGAAGCGGCCGCGGCCTCCACAAGCGGGGAGCGGGCATGA
- a CDS encoding FBP domain-containing protein, giving the protein MRPLTENDVRESFVNAAPEEITRVKLPADFVLTEWDHTDFFAWRDPQTRGRGYMIAEVGGEPTGVVLRASSGSSHARPAMCNLCHTMQPGDQVALFTARKAGDAGDNGDSIGTYICADLSCHENVRLAAPLAPNEMRASVDRRIDGTRQRAEALVNRVAEAA; this is encoded by the coding sequence ATGCGCCCGTTGACCGAGAACGACGTCCGCGAGTCGTTCGTGAACGCCGCACCCGAGGAGATCACGCGGGTGAAGCTGCCCGCCGACTTCGTGCTGACGGAGTGGGACCACACCGACTTCTTCGCATGGCGGGATCCGCAGACCCGCGGCAGGGGCTACATGATCGCCGAGGTCGGCGGGGAACCGACCGGTGTGGTGCTGCGGGCGAGCTCGGGCTCGTCCCACGCCCGCCCGGCGATGTGCAACCTGTGTCACACGATGCAGCCCGGCGACCAGGTCGCCCTGTTCACGGCGCGCAAAGCGGGGGATGCCGGCGACAACGGCGACAGCATCGGCACGTACATCTGCGCCGACCTGTCGTGTCATGAGAACGTTCGGCTTGCCGCGCCTCTGGCTCCGAACGAGATGCGGGCGAGTGTCGACCGCCGCATCGACGGCACCCGTCAGCGCGCCGAGGCGCTCGTGAACCGCGTGGCGGAGGCCGCATGA
- a CDS encoding carbohydrate kinase family protein — translation MTGSVVVIGDALIDEIRDERGVREFVGGAALNVAVGLTRLGVPTTLIAMVGDDESGDHIRSYLHDYDVELLASPAPRGSSRAVSTRGPGGEPVYEFNEAAQNRSIRFGEAERAAISTAAVVAVSCFPFDVPAEAEALADALETSVVALDPNPREGMMHDRAEFVRGFEALAASADLVKVGDDDATLLYRQGLDTVVERLRAAGATAVLATRGRDGATIVAGTESITQPISTMPGPIVDTMGAGDASFAVTIAALADAEGAVVPDWREILVDAMDAAAATCRFEGALLRLPSVFDDTDIDRIGT, via the coding sequence ATGACCGGCTCGGTGGTCGTCATCGGCGACGCGCTCATCGACGAGATCCGCGACGAGCGCGGAGTGCGGGAGTTCGTCGGGGGAGCGGCGCTGAACGTGGCGGTCGGGCTCACTCGGCTGGGCGTTCCCACGACGCTCATCGCGATGGTCGGCGACGACGAGTCCGGCGATCACATCCGCTCCTACCTCCACGACTACGACGTCGAGCTCCTCGCCTCTCCTGCGCCGCGCGGTTCGTCGCGCGCCGTCAGCACACGGGGTCCCGGTGGCGAGCCGGTGTACGAGTTCAACGAGGCGGCGCAGAACCGCAGCATCCGGTTCGGCGAGGCCGAACGCGCTGCGATCTCGACGGCCGCGGTCGTGGCCGTCAGCTGCTTCCCGTTCGATGTCCCCGCCGAGGCCGAGGCGCTCGCCGACGCTCTCGAGACATCCGTCGTCGCCCTCGATCCGAATCCGCGCGAGGGGATGATGCACGACCGCGCCGAATTCGTGCGCGGGTTCGAGGCGCTCGCCGCGTCGGCCGACCTCGTGAAGGTGGGCGACGACGACGCGACGCTGCTGTACCGGCAGGGGCTCGACACCGTCGTGGAGCGACTGCGCGCGGCCGGAGCCACCGCGGTGCTCGCCACGCGAGGGCGCGACGGCGCGACGATCGTCGCCGGCACGGAGTCCATCACACAGCCGATCTCCACCATGCCCGGGCCGATCGTCGACACGATGGGGGCGGGCGACGCGTCATTTGCGGTGACGATCGCCGCCCTCGCCGACGCCGAGGGCGCGGTCGTGCCCGATTGGCGGGAGATCCTCGTCGACGCGATGGATGCGGCGGCTGCCACGTGCCGCTTCGAGGGGGCGCTACTGCGCCTGCCGTCGGTGTTCGATGACACCGATATCGACCGCATCGGCACGTGA
- a CDS encoding phytoene desaturase family protein — MVAVAAHTHDVVIVGGGHNALVAAAYLARDGRSVAVLERLGHVGGAAVSERPWAGVDARLSRYSYLVSLLPRHVIDDLGLRVRLTRRRYSSYTPDPLHPDRGVLIDTADAQATADSFARVTGDPHEARRFADLSDRLGAVAAATFPSMTSPLPSAAEMRARWGDDGLWEALVEQPLGGLVRASVTSDIARGMVLTDGLIGTFAAADDPSLRQNRCFLYHVIGGGTGDWDVPVGGMGRVTSELERAARAAGAQILTAAPVTAISPDGEVHVGGDEPRVLNGRIVLSGVGPAVLTDLLRAGGADAADSSAPVEGAQLKVNMLLRRLPRLRDAHVAPEAAFSGTFHVNETLSQLDSAAAAAQAGRVPDPLPAEIYCHSLSDPSILGDPLRATGAQTLTLFGLHVPHRLAAGRDPDAYRSELLSAAERSLDAVLGEPLAGCLYEDADGDPCIEARTTADLEASLGMVAGDIFHGPLSWPWAEPGETLDTSARRWGVATAHDRILLCGSGARRGGAVSGLGGHNAAMAVREILGA; from the coding sequence ATGGTCGCCGTTGCCGCGCACACCCATGACGTCGTCATCGTGGGCGGGGGCCACAACGCCCTCGTCGCCGCCGCCTACCTCGCCCGCGACGGTCGCTCGGTCGCGGTCCTCGAACGCCTCGGCCACGTCGGCGGCGCCGCGGTGTCGGAACGGCCGTGGGCCGGAGTCGACGCACGCCTGTCGCGGTACTCCTACCTGGTGAGCCTCCTGCCCCGCCACGTGATCGACGATCTCGGACTGCGGGTGCGGTTGACGCGCCGGCGATACTCCTCGTATACGCCCGATCCGCTCCATCCCGATCGCGGTGTCCTGATCGACACGGCGGATGCGCAGGCCACGGCGGACTCCTTCGCGCGCGTCACCGGGGACCCGCACGAAGCGCGACGCTTCGCCGACCTGTCCGACCGCCTCGGCGCCGTCGCCGCGGCGACCTTCCCGTCGATGACCTCTCCCCTCCCGTCCGCAGCGGAGATGAGGGCTCGATGGGGCGACGACGGCCTGTGGGAGGCGCTGGTGGAGCAGCCGCTCGGCGGCCTCGTACGCGCATCCGTCACGTCGGACATCGCTCGAGGCATGGTGCTCACCGACGGCCTGATCGGCACGTTCGCCGCCGCCGATGACCCATCTCTCCGGCAGAACCGGTGCTTCCTCTACCACGTCATCGGCGGCGGAACCGGCGACTGGGATGTGCCGGTCGGCGGGATGGGACGGGTGACGAGCGAACTCGAACGGGCGGCTCGCGCCGCGGGCGCGCAGATTCTCACGGCGGCGCCCGTGACGGCGATATCGCCCGACGGCGAAGTGCACGTGGGCGGCGACGAACCTCGCGTGCTGAACGGTCGGATCGTGCTCAGCGGAGTCGGGCCTGCCGTGCTCACCGACCTGCTGCGCGCGGGCGGGGCGGATGCGGCCGATTCAAGCGCACCCGTCGAGGGCGCGCAGCTGAAGGTGAACATGCTGCTGCGACGACTGCCGCGGCTACGCGATGCGCACGTCGCGCCGGAGGCGGCGTTCTCGGGCACGTTCCACGTGAACGAGACACTCTCGCAGCTGGACTCGGCGGCAGCCGCCGCGCAGGCCGGTCGCGTGCCGGATCCGCTTCCGGCCGAGATCTACTGCCACTCGCTGTCCGACCCGTCGATCCTCGGTGACCCGTTGCGGGCGACGGGCGCGCAGACGCTCACCCTCTTCGGGCTGCACGTGCCGCACCGGCTGGCGGCGGGCCGCGACCCGGACGCGTATCGGAGCGAACTGCTCTCCGCGGCCGAACGGTCCCTCGACGCGGTACTGGGCGAGCCGCTGGCCGGCTGCCTCTACGAGGATGCGGACGGAGACCCCTGCATCGAAGCGCGCACGACAGCCGACCTCGAAGCGTCCCTCGGCATGGTCGCCGGGGACATCTTCCACGGCCCGCTGTCATGGCCGTGGGCGGAACCCGGCGAGACGCTCGACACTTCCGCACGACGGTGGGGTGTCGCCACCGCGCACGACCGGATCCTGCTCTGCGGCTCCGGCGCGCGACGAGGCGGCGCGGTCAGCGGTCTCGGCGGCCACAACGCGGCGATGGCGGTCCGGGAGATCCTCGGAGCGTGA
- a CDS encoding inositol monophosphatase family protein has protein sequence MTLAAELEAIAIAVAREGGDLARRRRSEGVAIAATKSALADIVTEADREVETLIRDRIAVARPDDGFLGEEGGTHAGTSGITWVVDPIDGTVNYAFGIPAYATSVAAVTGTPTPGAWEVLAGVVYSPAQGELFHAAAGHGAWLDGRQLSVNAAPGPAGALLATGFGYDAATHAADLALVGRVMPLARDIRRIGAAALDIAYVAAGRVDGFFERGLKPWDHAAADLLVTESGGEIAWIDDQERPLTVAAGPALIEQLVAVASRPA, from the coding sequence ATGACGCTTGCCGCCGAACTCGAGGCCATCGCGATCGCCGTCGCTCGAGAGGGCGGCGACCTCGCCCGTCGTCGTCGCAGCGAGGGGGTGGCGATCGCCGCGACGAAGTCGGCCCTGGCCGACATCGTCACCGAGGCCGACCGCGAGGTCGAGACGCTCATCCGTGACCGGATCGCCGTCGCACGCCCCGATGACGGCTTTCTCGGCGAGGAGGGCGGCACGCACGCCGGCACGTCGGGCATCACGTGGGTCGTCGACCCGATCGACGGCACGGTCAACTACGCGTTCGGCATCCCGGCATACGCGACCAGCGTCGCGGCTGTGACCGGAACGCCGACGCCGGGGGCGTGGGAGGTGCTCGCCGGTGTCGTCTACAGCCCCGCCCAGGGAGAGCTGTTCCACGCCGCCGCCGGTCACGGAGCGTGGCTCGACGGACGTCAGCTGAGCGTCAACGCCGCACCCGGCCCCGCCGGAGCGCTGCTGGCCACGGGTTTCGGCTACGACGCCGCCACTCACGCGGCCGACCTCGCGCTCGTCGGCCGCGTGATGCCCCTCGCCCGCGACATCCGCCGCATCGGCGCCGCCGCGCTCGACATCGCGTACGTCGCCGCCGGCCGGGTCGACGGTTTCTTCGAACGCGGACTCAAGCCCTGGGACCACGCCGCCGCCGATCTGCTCGTCACCGAGTCGGGCGGTGAGATCGCGTGGATCGACGATCAGGAGCGCCCGCTGACGGTGGCCGCCGGTCCTGCGCTGATCGAGCAGCTGGTCGCCGTCGCGTCGCGCCCGGCCTGA
- a CDS encoding M23 family metallopeptidase: MIPASPQPAAPTSRRAARAARAVTGVIPVDESAPETATMDAAKAPEPSVVVTEVTGVDRSASDVPTDERDSGAPVIDDFDTAARRLNFTGETPVQRTVAAEDPADGEAPAADLGASAAAPRVSRRVSGASFKRLATASFSIGVMSVVTLLAVGTTTPAEALAAATGESVAGTVIAPGATDLTAEEADEIQAYVAPEGVQNLQIQRSESYGTETYAELAAESGITQTSDLFYNDPNAEIQWPFAVGVPMSSGFGMRWGALHEGIDFVPGLGSPIQAVADGVVRVATESGGAYGVHVIIDHVIDGELVSTHYAHMQYGSLQVEVGQEVEVGTTIGLVGNTGRSTGPHLHFEVLMGGETAIDPLPWLREHAGG, from the coding sequence ATGATTCCCGCATCTCCCCAGCCCGCGGCGCCGACATCGCGCCGCGCTGCGCGAGCGGCCCGCGCCGTCACCGGTGTGATCCCGGTCGATGAGTCCGCCCCCGAGACGGCGACGATGGATGCCGCCAAGGCGCCCGAGCCCTCGGTCGTCGTCACCGAGGTGACCGGTGTGGACCGGTCGGCGTCCGACGTCCCGACGGACGAGAGGGACAGCGGCGCTCCGGTCATCGACGACTTCGACACCGCCGCGCGGCGGCTCAACTTCACCGGCGAGACGCCCGTGCAGCGAACGGTCGCGGCCGAGGACCCAGCCGACGGTGAGGCGCCTGCAGCGGATCTCGGCGCATCCGCGGCCGCTCCCCGGGTGTCCCGCCGGGTGTCGGGTGCCTCCTTCAAGCGCCTGGCGACCGCGTCGTTCTCGATCGGCGTCATGAGTGTCGTGACGCTTCTGGCCGTCGGTACCACCACGCCGGCCGAAGCGCTCGCCGCCGCCACGGGGGAGAGCGTCGCGGGCACGGTCATCGCTCCCGGAGCGACCGACCTGACGGCCGAGGAGGCCGACGAGATCCAGGCGTACGTCGCGCCGGAAGGTGTGCAGAACCTCCAGATTCAGCGCAGCGAGAGCTACGGCACCGAGACCTATGCCGAGCTCGCCGCCGAATCGGGCATCACCCAGACCTCCGACCTGTTCTACAACGACCCGAACGCCGAGATTCAGTGGCCGTTCGCCGTCGGAGTCCCGATGAGCTCCGGATTCGGCATGCGCTGGGGTGCCCTTCACGAGGGAATCGACTTCGTTCCCGGTTTGGGGTCGCCCATCCAGGCTGTCGCTGACGGCGTCGTGCGGGTGGCGACCGAGTCGGGCGGTGCGTACGGGGTGCACGTCATCATCGATCACGTCATCGACGGCGAACTCGTCTCGACCCATTACGCGCACATGCAGTACGGGTCGCTCCAGGTCGAGGTCGGTCAGGAGGTCGAGGTCGGCACGACCATCGGTCTGGTCGGCAACACCGGCCGCTCCACGGGGCCGCACCTTCACTTCGAGGTGCTCATGGGAGGCGAGACGGCCATCGATCCGCTGCCGTGGCTCCGCGAGCACGCCGGGGGCTGA
- a CDS encoding serine/threonine-protein kinase, with protein sequence MPPSLPFTTGELIGGRYRAMGVLGSGGMADVIRAEDTQLGRTVAIKRLRDQDAAAADRARSEMALLASLNHPGLVTLFDARIAEDGQTYLVMEFVDGVTLAERLDGGPLPSDEVGAIALDLTEALAAVHAAGIVHRDVKPANILLAAERRAAERHRARLADFGIAHLAGTERFTEPGLVVGTAAFLAPEQVRGESPAPPADVYALGLVLLQALTGQRAFPQATGVESVVVRLTNPPLIPPSVGPEWAPLLARMTAIDPAARPTAVEVAAHVRDFAHPHGDLAPSPQRAAAAWDTPTVGDIDTVATPAPAPAPAPAPAPAPAPATRTLVDEAVAASAVPHGSAGAHVAGARRRTTRHRPGSRGWALAASATMALTLGCSVWLASWAVSADSVGEEVLTEQTVLPTPVEPSETETGDYGAVNETVSDAPSGSSGDETTEDDASQPPSQGATANVDDGNAEENVDGELDGGAANAGANSNAGGNGNDNAAANSNAGGNGNAGGNGRGRD encoded by the coding sequence ATGCCCCCTTCACTTCCCTTCACCACCGGTGAGCTCATCGGTGGTCGCTACCGGGCGATGGGGGTGCTCGGAAGCGGCGGCATGGCGGACGTCATTCGCGCCGAAGACACGCAACTCGGCCGGACGGTGGCGATCAAACGCTTGCGCGATCAGGATGCCGCAGCGGCGGATCGTGCCCGGAGCGAGATGGCACTGCTGGCATCGTTGAATCATCCCGGGCTCGTGACGTTGTTCGACGCGCGCATCGCGGAGGACGGCCAGACCTATCTCGTGATGGAATTCGTCGACGGCGTGACGCTCGCCGAAAGACTCGATGGCGGCCCGCTGCCCAGCGATGAAGTGGGCGCAATCGCCCTCGACCTGACGGAAGCTCTCGCCGCGGTGCACGCTGCCGGCATCGTTCATCGCGATGTGAAGCCGGCGAACATCCTGCTGGCGGCCGAGCGTCGTGCGGCGGAACGCCACCGGGCACGACTCGCCGACTTCGGGATCGCCCACCTGGCCGGGACCGAGCGATTCACCGAACCCGGCCTCGTCGTCGGCACAGCGGCCTTCCTTGCACCCGAGCAGGTGCGCGGGGAGAGCCCGGCTCCTCCGGCTGACGTGTACGCGCTGGGACTGGTGCTCCTGCAGGCACTCACCGGGCAGCGCGCGTTCCCTCAGGCCACGGGCGTGGAATCCGTCGTCGTCCGCCTCACGAACCCACCGCTCATCCCGCCGTCCGTGGGGCCGGAATGGGCGCCACTTCTTGCTCGCATGACGGCGATCGATCCGGCCGCGCGTCCGACCGCGGTCGAGGTGGCGGCTCACGTGCGCGATTTCGCGCACCCGCACGGCGACCTCGCGCCGTCGCCCCAGCGTGCCGCTGCCGCATGGGACACGCCGACGGTGGGGGACATCGACACCGTCGCAACACCGGCACCGGCACCGGCACCGGCACCGGCACCGGCACCGGCACCGGCACCGGCGACGCGCACGCTCGTGGACGAAGCCGTGGCCGCGTCTGCGGTCCCTCACGGCAGTGCCGGCGCCCACGTCGCCGGTGCTCGACGCCGGACCACCCGCCATCGCCCCGGATCACGTGGATGGGCCCTGGCGGCATCGGCGACAATGGCGCTGACGCTCGGCTGTTCCGTGTGGTTGGCGTCATGGGCGGTGTCCGCGGACTCGGTCGGTGAAGAGGTTCTCACAGAGCAGACGGTGCTTCCCACTCCGGTCGAGCCGAGCGAGACGGAGACCGGGGATTACGGAGCTGTGAACGAGACCGTGTCGGATGCGCCGAGCGGCTCATCAGGCGACGAGACGACCGAAGACGACGCTTCACAGCCTCCCTCACAGGGGGCGACGGCCAACGTCGATGACGGGAATGCCGAGGAGAACGTCGACGGCGAACTCGACGGGGGCGCCGCGAATGCGGGAGCCAACAGCAACGCCGGCGGGAACGGCAACGACAACGCTGCGGCAAACAGCAATGCTGGAGGGAACGGCAACGCCGGCGGCAACGGCAGGGGACGTGACTGA
- a CDS encoding YihY/virulence factor BrkB family protein: protein MSKTEGAASASASSGRPEADDPVKVRWPTRIRRDTWRYSLRRAVHEFGQDGCVDAAAGLTFFAVLSVFPGLLAFVSIIGLIADGPEVIERGLEMIEGAVPAAVLDIVREPLSSMAAGSSASLSLVIGVAAAIWSASLYVGAFGRAMNRIYEIDEGRPFWMRKPLDVLVTIVIVVFVVLVAALAFLSRPVVEALGSALAWREGAVIVWQIARWPLLAACVVVIIALLYYATPNIRQPKVRWLTLGAIVAVALLAASSFGFRTYVANFSQYERTFGSLAGIAVFLIWVFILNLALLLGAEFNSELERGRQLQAGVVAEESLQLPPRDERALDRMHATQRADEERGALLRQGEPLPSHPVSALDRIKEIVRSWRSRGD, encoded by the coding sequence GTGAGCAAGACGGAAGGGGCCGCGTCCGCGTCCGCGTCGAGTGGTCGTCCGGAAGCCGACGACCCGGTCAAGGTGCGGTGGCCCACGCGGATCCGGCGAGACACCTGGCGATACTCCCTGCGCCGCGCCGTGCACGAGTTCGGGCAGGACGGATGCGTCGACGCCGCCGCGGGACTGACCTTCTTCGCGGTGCTGTCGGTGTTTCCCGGGTTGCTCGCGTTCGTCTCGATCATCGGGCTCATCGCCGACGGTCCCGAGGTGATCGAGCGCGGCCTGGAAATGATCGAAGGAGCCGTGCCCGCCGCGGTCCTCGACATCGTGCGCGAGCCGCTGTCGAGCATGGCCGCAGGATCCTCCGCATCGCTGAGCCTGGTCATCGGCGTCGCGGCGGCCATCTGGTCGGCGTCGCTCTACGTCGGAGCCTTCGGGCGCGCGATGAACCGCATCTACGAGATCGACGAGGGGCGTCCGTTCTGGATGCGCAAGCCGCTGGATGTGCTGGTCACGATCGTGATCGTGGTCTTCGTCGTCCTCGTCGCGGCCCTCGCTTTCCTCTCCCGGCCGGTGGTGGAGGCCCTCGGCTCCGCACTGGCCTGGCGCGAGGGTGCGGTGATCGTGTGGCAGATCGCCCGGTGGCCGCTTCTGGCCGCGTGCGTGGTCGTCATCATCGCGCTGCTGTATTACGCCACGCCGAACATCCGCCAGCCCAAGGTGCGCTGGCTCACGCTCGGCGCGATCGTGGCGGTCGCGCTCCTCGCGGCGAGTTCGTTCGGCTTCCGCACCTACGTCGCGAACTTCTCCCAGTACGAGCGCACGTTCGGCTCCCTGGCGGGAATCGCGGTGTTCCTGATCTGGGTTTTCATCCTCAACCTCGCGCTGCTGCTGGGTGCGGAATTCAATTCCGAACTCGAGCGCGGTCGCCAGCTGCAGGCGGGTGTGGTCGCCGAGGAGAGTCTGCAGCTTCCGCCGCGTGATGAACGAGCTCTCGACCGCATGCACGCGACCCAGCGTGCAGACGAGGAGCGCGGCGCGCTGCTTCGCCAGGGCGAGCCGCTTCCGAGTCACCCGGTCTCAGCGCTCGACCGCATCAAGGAGATCGTGCGCTCGTGGCGCTCCCGAGGCGATTGA
- a CDS encoding SIP domain-containing protein, with translation MTVSTDSPLFLFAGDSSDVPYVQATLERLPVDAFGHVFLEVATSVQIQSLRRPEGMSVHWLCRTDVGVDATMSPRGARLEAATRAWLSEWMCGSDSGPRIIWIGATTIPAMSRLHDEIHHHHAG, from the coding sequence GTGACCGTCTCCACCGACTCTCCGCTCTTCCTGTTCGCCGGCGACAGCTCCGACGTGCCGTACGTGCAGGCGACGCTCGAACGCCTTCCGGTGGACGCCTTCGGCCACGTGTTCCTCGAGGTCGCGACCTCCGTCCAGATCCAGTCGCTGCGGCGGCCGGAGGGGATGTCGGTGCACTGGCTGTGCCGGACCGATGTCGGGGTCGACGCCACGATGAGCCCTCGCGGGGCACGCCTCGAGGCCGCGACGCGCGCGTGGCTGTCGGAGTGGATGTGCGGATCCGACTCCGGTCCGCGCATCATCTGGATCGGCGCGACGACGATTCCGGCGATGTCCCGCCTGCACGACGAGATCCATCACCATCACGCCGGCTGA
- a CDS encoding GNAT family N-acetyltransferase: MIRIQVMTAADWTDVEQIYAAGIASGEATFETDTPTWEQFDAGRIRPARLVAVDERGAVLGWAAASPVSVRAAYRGVIEHSVYVDPVKRGAGIGRRLLQALVAEAEEAGYWTIQSSIFPENTASLRLHEQTRFRVVGRRERIALSLLGPHAGTWRDTILVERRSVRLGPDPSASSGGA, from the coding sequence ATGATCCGCATCCAGGTGATGACCGCCGCCGACTGGACCGATGTCGAGCAGATCTACGCCGCCGGAATCGCTTCGGGCGAGGCCACGTTCGAAACCGACACGCCCACGTGGGAGCAGTTCGACGCCGGCAGGATCCGACCGGCAAGACTCGTCGCCGTCGATGAGCGCGGGGCGGTTCTCGGATGGGCCGCCGCCTCACCGGTATCGGTACGGGCGGCATATCGAGGCGTGATCGAGCACTCCGTGTACGTCGACCCGGTCAAGCGCGGCGCCGGGATCGGTCGACGACTGCTTCAGGCCCTGGTAGCCGAGGCCGAGGAGGCCGGTTACTGGACGATCCAATCGAGCATCTTTCCCGAGAACACCGCGAGTCTGCGATTGCACGAGCAGACTCGCTTTCGCGTCGTGGGCAGGCGGGAGCGGATCGCACTCTCGCTTCTGGGTCCGCACGCCGGCACGTGGCGCGACACGATCCTCGTGGAGCGGCGCTCCGTCCGGCTCGGCCCGGATCCGTCCGCATCGTCAGGCGGGGCCTGA